The Candidatus Goldiibacteriota bacterium genome includes the window GACAGTTGAGAATTGCCGTTTTTAACCGCGGATGCCGCCTGCGCCAGATTCTTTGTAAAATCAGTTATCGCTGACGCCATATCTCTTGCGCTTTTTACCTGCGGCGCCATATCTTCCCTTCCTGCGTTTGCCTGTAATCCCCGCTGTTCCGTATTATTTCCTATTGCCATTATCCTTGCGAATATATCTTTATTTAAATTTAATCCGGCTCCGGCCAAAACTTTCTGTCCCAAAGGCATTTCTGCAGGCTTAAAAGTTTCCGGTTTAATTGAAGGTTCAAAAAATCTTCCCGCAAGGCTTTTTGCGGCAGCAGCGGCAAGCTCCGGGTTTCCAGAAGGCACAACAGTGTTTAACGCGGCATTCATACCCGGAAAACTGATGTTCAGTTCAAGTTTAACCGGATTATATGAAATTTCCGCGCCTGACGCAAACTTTGCGGTAACCGGCTGTTTATCAGATGACATCGCCGCGTTCAGAAAATTATTCACCTCGGCAGGCTTTGCGAGATTTTCTCCCGCGGCTTTATTCATAAAAAGCGATAAAAGTTCTTTGCCGGTATTATTAACATTCAGCGTAACACTGCCGTCTTTTACATTAACCGACACATCATCAGCCGACTTTGCCGCTGAATTAACCGTGTTGATACTATTAATCATGGCAGCGGAAACTTCCTGCTTTAACGCGTTAATTACCTGAGGGTCTTTTATACCCGCCATGGTTTTAACAGCCTGATTAAGCTTTAAATTAAGCGACATCATTGCGATTATGGAATCCTGCCTGAAAGAAGCGGTCTGGGCGGCCGCTTTGTCAAAAACAGAATTTAAAGATGACGCGTCTACGCCTTTCTGTGACATGTAATTATTAAGCGCGGTGTGTATCTGATTCATATTTTCTTTTGTTACCGCTATCTGATAATCCGCAAGTTTCATGGCGGTATAGATATTTTGTTCATTAACCGGTACTTTTATGGCGGATAGAAGAGCTGCCACCTGTTCTGCCGCCGGCTGAACAGACACCGCCGAAGGCATAAGTTTGCCTGCCGCGGCAAGGCCGTCAGGTATCAGTTTCATAAATATTTTTTCACCCATCTGCGAAACCTGAACCGTTATCGCATCGCCTTTGGACAACGGCGCGTTATTTGGCAGTTGGGATATAACATTATAACCTTTAAAGTTGATTATCGCCTTATTGTCGGAAGGAATGACTTCAATTACCCTGCCTTTTAAAGTATCACCGGCCTTTAAAAGGGCAAACAGGTCTGAAACTTTTTTATCCTGTGAACTTAAAAGTTCAAATAAATTACCTGATAAACCCGAAACAGCCATATTCACCGCCTTAAATTAAATAAAGCAACTGTGCCTTTATAAATAATATATCGGAAAATAAAAGGTTTTCTTTACTGTTTTTTTAGGTTTTTAATAAGTTCAATTTCCCCAAATGACATCCCGGTCACCGAAGCAATTTCCTGAACAGCCATGCCGTTATCCAGCAGTTTACCCACCCTGTCATATTTATCTTTAACGGATGGCTTTACAGCCTGCTTTGGATTTTTGGGTTCTTCTTTAATTTCAAATACGGCAGGCTGCCTTGTAATTATTGCCGGTTCTGCCTGGGGTTTTGCTTCCTGCACAACAGGCACAGCTGCTGCAGGTTCCTGAACCGAAGATATCTCCGTTTTATATTCAGCAGTTCTCTGCAGCCTGTTTCTTTCAAGCAGGTATTTAAGTTCTTTTATAACTGTTTCAGTCTCTTTCAATTTTTTATCCAGCTCTGTTTTGGCGCTGTTTATTGACGACACGCCTAAAGAGGCTGATTTTTCCATTTCTTCCACAAGCTGGCGCATATTATGCTGAAACTCTATAAGTTCAATGTCTTCAAGCTCTGATAAAACACCGCTTTTTTCTTTTGGTTTTTTTAAAAACAAAAATATAACCGCCGCCAAAAGAAGTATATTTAGAATTATAAGTGCCGTTGTCATGGTTTACGCCTTAATATCAATTATATGATTTTTTAAATCGGGCTTGACGTTATCATCCGCCTGCGGTGTTAATCCGGCTTCATCCCTGCCGCTTTTCTGATCAAACGAACTTTTTTTCCATTGTCTTGTATTTTCTTTTTTTTCGGCTATAGCGGATGCTTCCGATTTATTTTCCGGATCAACCACCTGGTCTTTACGGTGTTCCGCGTCCTGTTGAAGTTTAAGCATTTCTTTTGATTGCGCGGTCTGAACCCCTGAAAGCAGCGCGTCATTATATTTTGACGCTAAAACGGACGCGGTGATCATAACCTGCATATCGTATAATCTCACTGCGCGTCACCGCCTTTTTGTGTGAATCCGTTTATCCGGAGAACGGAAGAACCTGAATTTCGCCGTTCTTCTCTACAAATGTACAATACTTAAGCTCGTCATTTACTGTTCGCTGGGCTTTGTTTATTATGACTTTTACTCCGGTGTAAACCATACCCATACAGTTTACTTTGCCTCTTTTTGTGGTCTGCATTTCTTTTGCTTTTGCATCCAGTTTAGACTTTGTTTCTTCCCACTTTTTCTGGTCAGTCATAAGTTTAAACTGAGTCCTTGTAAGTTTTGCCATTAAGTCCCTTTTATCGGGCGGAAGCTGTCCTCCGGATTTCTGCTGAAGGTCTTTTAAGAATAAAATACCTTTTTTAGTCTTATCAAGCTGTTCGTTGATTCCGCTTAATTCTGATGTGGCTTTTGCCATTTCTTCCCTCATCTTGGGGGTTTCACCTATTGTTATTTCCGTCGGCGTCGCCATCTTTGCCCCTATTTCCTTTGCTGTTACTTCATGGCCTGCCGCTATTGTTCCGCCTACCAGCAGCCCTTTGGCTCCCATTATGCCTATCTTATCCCCTGCCACAAGCGTGGAATGCATGGCAGCTTCATTTACTATGATACTTTTTTCTGTTTCCACGTAAGCGTTACGGATGTATTTTGTGTTTACTTCATCCTGCGCCACAACTTTTGCTTTTTTTCCTACAATACCGCCTTTCACAGTAACTTTTCCGCCGGCATAAATTTCAGTTCCGTCAGCGACATCGTCAATTACGACATCCTGCCCGGCCTTAATAACATATTCCCCCACACTTCCGTGTATTATTACCGTTCCCACAAAATCAATATTGCCTATGGCAAGGCCAAGGTCTCCCTGAACTTCAAATATTTCAAGTACTTCAAGTTTATTGTTTTTATAAACCACCTGTCCGTCATTGGAAGCCACATAAAGTTCGGCGTTGCCCATTGCCTGTTCCACGCCTTTACCCATAAGAAACTTTACTTCGTTTCCTTTAGCGGCTGTTAATTCTTTTCCCGTAACCGTCATACCGTTAACACCGTTTGTCGGCGGGACTTTTTTTGCAAGAGCCTGTCCTTTTTTCACGTTCTGCAGGCTCTGCACATTTTTATAATCAACCGCGCCTTCAGCGCCTTCCGATGCGGATGCTTCTGTCTTAAGAGCGTTATCAAATAAAAGTTCCAGCTTTGCGTCTTCACCGTTAATAACGCCCTGGCCTTCCGCAACCACATCTTCAATGGCTTCAAGCAGGACAGTAGGGTCATTTTTTGCTTCTTTAGCCTTGGATACAAGCGCCTTTATGACATCATGTTTAATTCCAAATGATACCGCTTCTGTTTTTAACGCGTTAATAACATCTTCTTCTTCTATCTCTTTGCCGCCGCCCTGCGGGGGGACAATTGTAATCATGGCGCTCATTTCTTCCGGGTCAACTTTCACAAATATCTGTCCGTCTTTAACATCAATGCGTTCCTGCACAATTAAAACAGGCTGGCCGGTGGCTTCCCTTACGGCACGCTCAACAGCTTTAAAATCCAGATCCTTTATCTGATGTTTTGCAAGTTCCTGCTGAATAGAGGCAAGTTCAACTTTAAGCCCTTTGCCTTTGGGTGCAAATACCGTAAGATAAACCCCGTCATCTTCCGTAGTAACTGTTGAATAACCGTCCATATCCACCATAAATTCACCTCTCATTATGCGGTTTTCTTAAAACCGCTTCTTAATCTTAATACCGTTTTTGTGTGTATCTGGCACACTCTTGATTCAGAAACATCAAGCACTTTGCCTATTTCCTTGAAATTCATTTCATGCCAGTAATAACATTCAAGGACTGTTCTTTCATCTTTATCAAGAGCGTCTATGAAGCCCGCCAGCATGGCTCTAACTTCATCTTTTTCAAATTCAATAAGGACTGCCGGTTCATCACCCAAAATATCTTCAAAACTGAATTTTTCCCCGTTCCTGCTTAATATATCCCCGTCAAGCGAAAGCAGGGTAATTCCTTTAATTTTATCCAATATATCATAAAAAGCTTCCGTTGTCATCCCTAATTCTTCTGCCATTTCTTCATCCGTAGCCGGCCTGCCAAGCCTGCTTTCCGTTGCTATATAAGCATTTTCCACCTTTTTTGCCGTTTCCCTGACATTTTTAGGCAGTAAATCTTCTTTTCTTAACGAATCTATTATTGCCCCTCTTACCCTTTTGGATGCAAAGGTTTCAAATTTGATATTTCTGGCGATATCAAATTTTTCCACAGCTTCTATCAGGCCTATAACACCCTCTATGTACAGGTCTTCCCTGTCATTTTTTCTTACTTCTGCCGGCAGCTGATATGATATCCTGTCGGTAAAATATTTTACAAGCGGAAGATACGCTTTAATAATCTGTTCCCTTGTTTTATCGTCCCTGTTTTTAGCGTAGCTTTTCCACAAATCCCCGTTTGTTTCCAATTAACTCCCCTTACCTGAACAGGTCTTCTATGTTATTATTTCCAGCAGTTAAATCTATCTTTTTGCCCTTTACAGGTTCTTTTACCGGCGCAGCAGGGTGTTTAATTTCCGTATTATATCCGGTTTTTTTTATTTTTTTCGAAAGCGCTTCCATCTCTTCATGAAATATAAGGTGAATTCCAAAAAATGCCATAAAAAAAGATGTTACCCCGATAAGCACAGCGGAAAGCAGTATCTCGTTTATTTCTTTATTTATACTTACCAGGCCTCCTATAAAGAACCCCGCGCTGCCTATAAGCAGCGAAATTTCCGCAGCAAGCCGCCTGTTCATTTTGTTTTCTTTGATGTTTTCTTTGCGGCATTCTTTACTTTTAAATCTTCCCTGATAATATAACTTGCAAGCCTGTCCCTGTCCGCTTCATCAATCTCCGTTATTTTTAACTTAAGTTCAAACTGCCCTTTTTCAATTTCTTCCGAACCCAAAACTTCTCCCGCTGCCGTTATGGGGGAATCCGTACCATCCTTGACAAAAATATCAATTTCGTATTTCGTCCCCTTTTTTATGTCTTTGCCCGAAAGTATGGTAAGGCCGTTTCCGCTTATGGATGTGGTGTATGATATGTTCGGCGGAACGGATGCATTCGCGTACCTTTCAACAATCTGCCTGAATTCAACCTTGATTTTTTTAGAGAGCCTAACAAAATTCCTTCTTTGTGCCATTTTTACCCTCCGTAAAATTCAGTTTATATTACCTGAAAATATCAAATACTTTTTTAAACGCTTCTGTAATATTGTTAGGCTTTTTTTCACCGCCGCGTTCTTTTACAAACCTGTCAGATATTCTTTCCGCTATTTCTTTTACGCAGTTTGCCGCCCTGGAATCCGGATGCAGAACCGAAAACGGCTTCTGGGACATAACGCTGTTTAATACCGCTTTATCCCTGTAAATAAAACCGTAAGATTCCACAAACGTATTTAAAAAACGCCTTGATAAAAGGATTACCCTTGAAGCTATTTCTTTTGCCTCTTCTTTTGAATTTGCCATGTTGACAATAAGCTTCAACGGCACCGCTTCTTTGCTTAAAGACACCACTTTAATAAGCCCGTAGGCATCCATAAGGGCTGTCGGCTCCGGCGTTGTTATTACTATTCCATAGTCGGAAGCATAGATGAAACTAAGCGTGTTCTTGCTTATTCCGGCTCCCGTATCAATAAGAAGTATGTCCACCATGTCTTCAACTTCCGCAAGCTGGGTTATAAACTTTTCCCTCTGCACATTGCTTAAATTAGCAAGCTCTTTTACCCCCGACCCGCTGGCAATAAGTTTCACACCGTATTCAGTCTCTGTAATAATATCTTTTATACTTCTTTCTTCCCTTATAACATGGGTAAGATTATAACGCGGATTTATTCCGAAAATTATATCAACGTTTGCCAGCCCAAGGTCCGCGTCAAATATCATAACCCTGTTGCCAAGCTTTGAAAGTTCAATCGCAAGGTTAACGGTAAAATTGCTTTTACCCACCCCGCCTTTACCGCTTGAAACGGCTATTACCTTCGTGGAGCTTTTGGAATGATGAATTTTATTCTCATTACCCTTTGGGTCCTGATTTTCATCGCCGTTATTGGCGGCATCCGGTTCGCTCTGCCTTTTAGCGGTTACTAACTCTCTAAGTTTCTCTGCTTGATCCAAGCTTCAAAGTCTCCTTTTAATATTAGTCTTGCCATAACGCCGGAATCCGCCACTTCAATGTCATCTGGCACGGTCTGGCCAACGGTAAGATATGAAACAGGAATTCCTCCCGAACCCACGCTTAAGTTAAGAAGCATCCCGTAATTCTTTGTTTCGTCAAGTTTGGTAAACAGAATCCTGTGAATTGGCACCATGCCAAAATTATTGATTATACTTAAAGCGTCATAATACTTTGTAACAGCGCTTACCACCAGGTGCGTTTCCATGGGCGAATAAACTTCCATAAATTCCTTCA containing:
- a CDS encoding DUF342 domain-containing protein, giving the protein MRGEFMVDMDGYSTVTTEDDGVYLTVFAPKGKGLKVELASIQQELAKHQIKDLDFKAVERAVREATGQPVLIVQERIDVKDGQIFVKVDPEEMSAMITIVPPQGGGKEIEEEDVINALKTEAVSFGIKHDVIKALVSKAKEAKNDPTVLLEAIEDVVAEGQGVINGEDAKLELLFDNALKTEASASEGAEGAVDYKNVQSLQNVKKGQALAKKVPPTNGVNGMTVTGKELTAAKGNEVKFLMGKGVEQAMGNAELYVASNDGQVVYKNNKLEVLEIFEVQGDLGLAIGNIDFVGTVIIHGSVGEYVIKAGQDVVIDDVADGTEIYAGGKVTVKGGIVGKKAKVVAQDEVNTKYIRNAYVETEKSIIVNEAAMHSTLVAGDKIGIMGAKGLLVGGTIAAGHEVTAKEIGAKMATPTEITIGETPKMREEMAKATSELSGINEQLDKTKKGILFLKDLQQKSGGQLPPDKRDLMAKLTRTQFKLMTDQKKWEETKSKLDAKAKEMQTTKRGKVNCMGMVYTGVKVIINKAQRTVNDELKYCTFVEKNGEIQVLPFSG
- a CDS encoding FliA/WhiG family RNA polymerase sigma factor, with amino-acid sequence METNGDLWKSYAKNRDDKTREQIIKAYLPLVKYFTDRISYQLPAEVRKNDREDLYIEGVIGLIEAVEKFDIARNIKFETFASKRVRGAIIDSLRKEDLLPKNVRETAKKVENAYIATESRLGRPATDEEMAEELGMTTEAFYDILDKIKGITLLSLDGDILSRNGEKFSFEDILGDEPAVLIEFEKDEVRAMLAGFIDALDKDERTVLECYYWHEMNFKEIGKVLDVSESRVCQIHTKTVLRLRSGFKKTA
- a CDS encoding PilZ domain-containing protein — translated: MAQRRNFVRLSKKIKVEFRQIVERYANASVPPNISYTTSISGNGLTILSGKDIKKGTKYEIDIFVKDGTDSPITAAGEVLGSEEIEKGQFELKLKITEIDEADRDRLASYIIREDLKVKNAAKKTSKKTK
- a CDS encoding MinD/ParA family protein, which codes for MDQAEKLRELVTAKRQSEPDAANNGDENQDPKGNENKIHHSKSSTKVIAVSSGKGGVGKSNFTVNLAIELSKLGNRVMIFDADLGLANVDIIFGINPRYNLTHVIREERSIKDIITETEYGVKLIASGSGVKELANLSNVQREKFITQLAEVEDMVDILLIDTGAGISKNTLSFIYASDYGIVITTPEPTALMDAYGLIKVVSLSKEAVPLKLIVNMANSKEEAKEIASRVILLSRRFLNTFVESYGFIYRDKAVLNSVMSQKPFSVLHPDSRAANCVKEIAERISDRFVKERGGEKKPNNITEAFKKVFDIFR